Proteins encoded together in one Blastocatellia bacterium window:
- a CDS encoding ABC transporter permease, with product MQTLLQDLRYGLRMLGKRPGFTLVAVITLALGIGANTAIFSVINALVLNPPAIAEPERVAAIWRSPLDRRVEGYISYLNLQDWQTRSQSFETIAAYKPNGFILLRDGQAERVQGMRVTANFLSLLKVRVLRGRDFQFEEERRGAQPVVILGHDFWQTQFGGNEAALGQSLTLNGKLFTIIGVLPPGFEFPLAGKDIQLVTTIAGEGGNLDQRGAQVLRAIGRLQPGVSMAQAQAEMTGIADSLAGQYPQYNRNATAYVVRVDEQLVGHDVRRALWVLLGAVGFILLIACTNVTNLLLVRASAREKELALRAALGASRWQIIRQLLTESLVLSLLAGGAGLLVAMWGLSAIKHYGANQLPRLDEVQINAKVLVFTLAVSVLTALLFSLLPVIKASRPEINELLKGGAKSVTSSRSLRVWRDSLVVTEVALGLVLLVGAGLMIRSFAMLVNVDPGFDPKNVLTGRISMTRALYQAHDERVRYVKQTLERLKAMPGVESAAFVAPMPFSGGNVGSDFRIEGRPAPEPGQEPDANNRSVTVDYFEAIKIPLRRGRYFTEQDQRGGTGVAIINETLARRYFADEDPIGKRISHIGANQNEGDPEQFEIVGVVGDVHHSSLTRAANPEIYLPYQQNSWDWGNFLVRTTHAPAALTGSFTEAVRSGDRTVPVTNVQPLAEAIRGTVAETQFYTLLFALFGATGLILTLTGIYGVIAYTVSQRTQEIGIRMALGGQSKDVLRLFVGKGMMLTAAGIAIGVVVAVALTRLMANLLFGLSPTDPLTFAVIALLLGVVALVACYIPARRATKIDPMAALRYE from the coding sequence GGCCATCGCCGAACCGGAGCGCGTCGCGGCGATCTGGCGATCCCCTCTGGACAGGCGCGTCGAAGGCTACATCTCTTACCTTAATCTGCAAGACTGGCAAACCCGCAGTCAGAGCTTTGAGACCATCGCCGCTTACAAGCCCAACGGCTTTATTCTGCTGCGCGACGGTCAGGCCGAACGCGTTCAAGGGATGCGCGTCACTGCCAACTTCCTGTCGCTCCTCAAAGTCCGGGTGCTGCGCGGTCGCGATTTTCAATTCGAAGAGGAGCGGCGCGGCGCTCAACCCGTTGTCATTCTCGGCCACGATTTTTGGCAAACTCAGTTTGGCGGCAATGAGGCGGCGCTCGGGCAATCGCTGACCTTGAATGGCAAGCTGTTCACCATCATCGGCGTTCTGCCGCCCGGCTTCGAGTTTCCGCTGGCCGGCAAAGACATCCAGCTCGTGACCACCATCGCCGGCGAAGGCGGCAACCTCGACCAGCGCGGCGCGCAGGTGCTCAGGGCGATTGGCCGCTTGCAGCCGGGCGTCTCGATGGCGCAGGCGCAAGCCGAGATGACCGGCATCGCCGATAGCCTTGCCGGGCAGTATCCGCAATACAATCGCAACGCCACGGCTTACGTGGTGCGCGTGGATGAGCAGTTAGTCGGCCATGACGTGCGCCGCGCGCTCTGGGTGTTGCTGGGGGCCGTGGGATTCATTCTGCTGATCGCCTGCACCAACGTGACCAATCTGCTGCTCGTGCGAGCCAGCGCCAGGGAGAAAGAACTCGCCTTGCGCGCCGCGCTCGGGGCCAGCCGCTGGCAGATTATTCGGCAACTGTTGACTGAGAGCCTGGTGCTTTCATTGCTCGCGGGCGGCGCCGGCTTGCTCGTCGCGATGTGGGGCCTGAGCGCCATCAAGCATTATGGCGCGAATCAACTACCGCGGCTCGACGAAGTGCAGATCAACGCCAAAGTGCTTGTCTTTACGCTTGCCGTGTCCGTCTTGACGGCGCTGCTGTTCAGTCTGCTGCCGGTCATCAAAGCGTCGCGCCCGGAGATTAACGAGCTGTTGAAGGGCGGCGCGAAAAGCGTCACCAGCAGCCGGTCGCTGCGCGTCTGGCGTGACTCGCTGGTCGTCACCGAAGTGGCGCTGGGTCTGGTGCTGCTCGTCGGCGCAGGGCTCATGATTCGCAGCTTTGCGATGCTCGTGAATGTCGATCCCGGCTTCGATCCGAAGAACGTATTGACCGGGCGCATCAGCATGACGCGGGCGCTCTATCAAGCGCACGACGAGCGAGTCCGCTACGTCAAGCAAACGCTCGAACGGTTGAAAGCCATGCCCGGCGTCGAGAGCGCGGCCTTCGTCGCGCCGATGCCCTTCAGCGGCGGCAATGTCGGCAGCGATTTCAGGATTGAAGGCCGCCCCGCGCCTGAGCCGGGGCAAGAGCCCGACGCTAACAACCGCAGCGTCACCGTCGATTACTTCGAGGCCATCAAGATTCCCTTGCGCCGGGGGCGTTACTTCACTGAGCAGGATCAGCGCGGCGGCACCGGCGTTGCCATCATCAACGAAACCCTGGCGCGCCGCTACTTCGCCGACGAAGACCCGATTGGCAAGCGCATCTCGCACATCGGCGCGAATCAAAACGAGGGCGACCCCGAACAATTTGAGATCGTCGGCGTCGTCGGCGACGTACATCATTCGAGCTTGACCAGGGCAGCGAATCCCGAAATCTACTTGCCTTACCAGCAGAACAGTTGGGATTGGGGCAACTTTCTGGTGCGCACCACGCATGCCCCCGCGGCGTTGACTGGAAGCTTCACCGAAGCAGTGCGCTCGGGTGATCGGACCGTGCCGGTCACCAATGTGCAGCCGCTCGCAGAGGCCATCCGCGGCACCGTCGCCGAGACGCAGTTCTACACCTTGCTCTTCGCCCTGTTCGGGGCGACGGGGTTGATTCTGACGCTGACCGGCATCTATGGCGTGATCGCTTACACGGTGTCGCAACGCACACAGGAGATCGGCATCCGCATGGCGCTCGGCGGCCAAAGCAAGGACGTGCTGAGGCTGTTCGTCGGCAAGGGTATGATGTTGACGGCAGCCGGCATCGCGATTGGGGTTGTGGTGGCCGTGGCGCTGACGCGATTGATGGCCAACTTGCTATTCGGGTTGAGCCCTACCGACCCGCTGACGTTCGCGGTGATTGCCCTGTTGCTGGGCGTCGTGGCGCTGGTGGCTTGCTACATCCCTGCGCGCCGCGCCACGAAGATCGATCCGATGGCGGCGCTTAGATACGAGTAG
- a CDS encoding ABC transporter permease translates to MQTITQDLRYGLRMLGKRPGFTLVAVITLALGIGANTAIFSMVDALLINPLPFPQVNRLVALWEKVPSQGVERNETAIANYLDWQAQNQSFENISLYSWWNANLSGIDPPERLQGYVVTTNLLDTMKVQPLLGRGFIPEEGQPGKDQVVILSYGLWQRRFAGDPQIINQTVTINGIPRTVIGVMGENYQFPKGFDILAPFAFTPQLSASRGSHGNLTVARLKDGVSLAQAQADMDAIAGRLAEQNPQTNTGRGITVYTLMDDTVRIYKAALLVSLLAVGFVLLIACANVANLTMARAASRSKEIAVRLALGASRWRIMRQLITESVILSVAGGVAGILLALWGVDTLKAAMPGETVRYIIGWKNISINLTVLAYTLGLSLFVGILFGLAPALQASKPDLNETLKEGSGKTTASGHHRLRSTLVIAEVALALVLLVGAGLMVKSFWQILKTNPGFNGDNVLTMRMTLPRAKYADAAQRRAFYEQLNRQVATLPGVESVGLTNYIPLGGSNSSDSFLVEGVPDPPPGQEFIGRYRNCTPDYFKAMGIQVLNGRGFTEQDIATAPPVAVINETMARQYWPNGDAIGKRFRLEGPIAENPWRTVVGVIRDVKHELNLAVTPEYYFPLAQDPWSSMVLVAHTSGEPAALTPAIRAEVQAIDKDQPVFEVQTMQQVRSASTMGFSFTGALMSVFAGIALLLAGVGIYGVMSYTVTQRTREIGIRMALGARPTDVLKMVVRHGMGLTVTGLGIGTLGAWFMMKAMASLLFEVSANDLTIFAAVPIILTAVALLACYVPARRATKVDPMIALRYE, encoded by the coding sequence ATGCAGACGATTACTCAAGACCTGCGATATGGATTGCGCATGCTCGGCAAGCGGCCCGGCTTTACGCTGGTGGCTGTGATTACCCTGGCATTAGGGATTGGCGCCAACACCGCCATCTTTAGCATGGTGGATGCGCTGCTCATCAATCCGCTGCCCTTCCCCCAGGTCAACCGCCTGGTGGCCCTCTGGGAGAAGGTTCCGAGCCAGGGCGTCGAGCGCAACGAAACCGCCATCGCCAACTATCTCGACTGGCAAGCGCAGAACCAGTCGTTTGAGAACATCTCGCTCTATAGCTGGTGGAACGCCAACCTGTCGGGCATTGATCCGCCGGAGCGATTACAGGGTTATGTGGTCACAACCAACCTGCTCGACACCATGAAAGTGCAACCCCTGCTGGGCCGCGGCTTCATTCCCGAAGAGGGACAGCCCGGCAAGGATCAGGTGGTCATTCTCAGTTATGGATTGTGGCAGCGGCGCTTCGCCGGCGACCCGCAGATCATCAACCAGACGGTCACCATCAACGGCATTCCGCGCACGGTCATCGGCGTGATGGGCGAAAATTATCAGTTCCCCAAAGGCTTCGACATCCTTGCGCCTTTCGCCTTCACGCCGCAACTCTCGGCCAGTCGCGGCAGCCACGGCAATCTCACGGTCGCCCGCCTGAAAGACGGCGTCTCGCTGGCGCAGGCGCAGGCCGACATGGACGCGATTGCCGGACGCCTCGCGGAACAAAACCCGCAGACGAACACCGGGCGCGGCATCACCGTCTACACCCTGATGGACGACACCGTGCGCATCTACAAAGCGGCGCTGCTGGTGTCGCTACTGGCAGTCGGCTTCGTCCTGTTGATCGCTTGCGCCAACGTCGCCAACCTGACGATGGCGCGCGCCGCCTCGCGCAGCAAAGAAATCGCCGTCCGTTTAGCATTAGGCGCGAGCCGCTGGCGCATCATGCGGCAGTTGATCACCGAGAGCGTTATCCTCTCCGTCGCGGGCGGCGTTGCAGGCATCCTGCTGGCGCTATGGGGCGTGGACACCTTGAAAGCCGCCATGCCCGGCGAAACGGTGCGCTATATCATCGGCTGGAAAAACATCAGCATCAATCTGACTGTTCTGGCTTACACGCTGGGGCTGTCGCTGTTCGTTGGCATTCTCTTCGGGCTGGCGCCGGCGTTGCAGGCATCGAAGCCGGATTTGAATGAAACGCTCAAAGAAGGCAGCGGCAAGACGACCGCGAGCGGCCATCATCGCCTGCGCAGCACCCTGGTGATCGCCGAAGTCGCGCTGGCGCTGGTGCTGCTCGTCGGCGCCGGCTTGATGGTCAAGAGTTTCTGGCAAATTCTAAAAACCAACCCCGGCTTTAACGGCGACAACGTGCTGACTATGAGAATGACGCTGCCGCGCGCCAAATACGCGGACGCAGCACAGCGGCGCGCGTTTTACGAGCAGTTGAACCGGCAAGTCGCAACCCTACCCGGCGTCGAATCGGTCGGCCTGACCAACTATATTCCGCTTGGCGGCAGCAACTCGTCGGACAGCTTTCTTGTCGAAGGCGTGCCCGACCCGCCACCCGGCCAGGAGTTCATCGGGCGCTACCGCAACTGTACGCCGGATTACTTTAAGGCGATGGGCATTCAGGTGCTCAACGGACGCGGCTTCACCGAGCAGGACATCGCCACCGCGCCACCGGTCGCGGTCATCAATGAGACCATGGCGCGGCAATACTGGCCGAACGGCGACGCCATCGGCAAACGCTTTCGCCTGGAGGGACCGATTGCCGAGAACCCCTGGCGCACGGTGGTCGGCGTCATCCGCGACGTCAAGCACGAGCTGAATCTGGCCGTCACCCCGGAATACTACTTCCCGCTGGCGCAAGACCCGTGGTCTTCGATGGTGCTGGTGGCGCACACGAGCGGCGAACCAGCCGCGTTGACCCCGGCCATCCGCGCCGAAGTCCAGGCGATTGACAAAGACCAGCCGGTCTTTGAAGTTCAAACCATGCAGCAGGTGCGCTCGGCCTCGACGATGGGCTTCAGCTTTACGGGAGCACTGATGTCTGTCTTCGCCGGCATCGCCCTGTTGCTTGCGGGCGTCGGCATCTACGGCGTGATGAGCTACACGGTGACGCAGCGGACGCGCGAGATCGGCATCCGCATGGCCCTGGGCGCGCGGCCTACGGACGTATTGAAGATGGTCGTCCGCCACGGCATGGGGCTGACCGTCACGGGGCTCGGCATCGGCACGCTCGGCGCGTGGTTCATGATGAAGGCGATGGCGAGCCTGCTGTTTGAAGTCTCGGCGAATGATCTGACGATCTTCGCCGCCGTGCCCATCATTTTGACGGCGGTGGCGCTACTGGCCTGCTATGTCCCTGCGCGCCGCGCCACCAAGGTAGACCCGATGATCGCACTCAGATACGAATAA
- a CDS encoding ABC transporter permease, with product MQTLLQDIRYGARMLLKRPGFTFVAIITLALGIGANTAIFSVINAVLLRALPYHNPQKLVMLFAADAKGNRDVISLAEAQDFAAQLTTLDDFAAFQSQSVNLTGQDQPERVRGGFVSANFFEVFNLSPVIGRTFMRGEDQPGADRVAVVNEGFWQRHLNADPDLTGKKVILNGEPYSVVGVVTSAFHQPMDAEVEVWMTAQRFPGYTPQRDARFLFGIGHLKPGVSLESMQAEARTIAAQMEQAYPDNNAGRSAKAEMLSELAVQDIRPILLVLFAAVGIILLIACANLANLTLARGAARLKEFALRAALGAGRWRLVRQLLTETTLLALLGGGLGLFIAAWGIDGLLAVNPGGLPLNAVKLDTRVLLFSLGASILTGILFGLAPALQLSRIDLHTVLKEGGRAGSEGAGARRARSVFVVVQVALSLVLLVGGALLIKSFYRLLQVDPGFKPANLLTLEYRMPRNKYGKPEGQWEFHRQVVEHLREVPGVESAALVRGLPFSGNGQTTRIGLPDREAPPKGQEPQVLWNTATPGYFDTIGIPFIQGRLFDSRDQLNTPTVLVINQTMARRFWPDQDPLGKQIKMLADGIVGTVVGVVGDARQYYLSEEQQPQVYDCYSQFPGIFATVVVRTSVEPMSLSQSVREAIWKVDKDQPVWKIRSEEFLLSRNVADKRFLMLLMGIFAGLALTITAVGLYGVVSYTVGQRTQEIGIRMALGARAGDILGMILRQGMNMVLVGVAVGLAASFALTRLMASLLYGTSATDPLAFAAIALLLAGVALLACYLPARRATRVDPMVALRYE from the coding sequence ATGCAAACACTGCTGCAAGATATTCGCTACGGCGCGCGCATGCTGCTGAAGCGGCCCGGTTTCACATTCGTGGCCATCATTACACTGGCTCTAGGCATCGGCGCGAACACGGCGATCTTCTCGGTCATCAACGCCGTGCTGCTGCGCGCCCTGCCGTATCACAACCCGCAGAAGCTCGTGATGCTGTTCGCGGCGGATGCCAAGGGCAACCGCGACGTCATCTCGCTCGCCGAAGCGCAAGACTTCGCGGCGCAGTTGACGACGCTCGATGACTTTGCGGCGTTTCAATCGCAGAGCGTCAACCTGACCGGCCAGGATCAGCCGGAGCGCGTGCGCGGCGGCTTTGTGTCGGCGAATTTCTTCGAGGTCTTCAACCTCTCGCCGGTCATTGGGCGAACCTTTATGCGCGGCGAAGATCAGCCGGGCGCCGACCGCGTCGCCGTCGTCAATGAAGGCTTCTGGCAGCGTCACCTGAACGCTGACCCCGACCTGACGGGCAAGAAAGTCATCCTCAACGGCGAGCCCTATAGCGTCGTCGGCGTCGTCACCAGCGCCTTTCACCAGCCGATGGACGCGGAAGTCGAAGTCTGGATGACGGCGCAGCGTTTTCCCGGCTATACCCCTCAGCGCGACGCGCGCTTCCTCTTCGGCATCGGCCACCTCAAGCCGGGCGTGTCGCTCGAATCAATGCAGGCCGAAGCTCGAACCATCGCCGCGCAGATGGAGCAGGCGTACCCGGACAACAATGCCGGGCGCAGCGCCAAGGCCGAGATGCTCAGCGAGCTGGCGGTGCAAGACATTCGCCCGATCCTGCTGGTGCTGTTCGCGGCGGTCGGCATCATCCTGTTGATTGCGTGCGCCAACCTCGCCAACCTGACACTGGCGCGCGGCGCGGCGCGGCTCAAAGAATTCGCCCTGCGCGCCGCGTTGGGGGCGGGCCGCTGGCGATTGGTTCGGCAGTTGTTGACCGAGACGACCTTGCTGGCCTTGCTCGGCGGCGGGCTCGGACTCTTCATCGCCGCCTGGGGGATTGACGGATTGCTGGCGGTCAACCCGGGCGGGCTGCCGCTGAATGCGGTAAAGCTCGACACCCGCGTATTATTGTTCTCGCTCGGAGCGTCAATCCTCACAGGCATCCTGTTTGGCCTTGCGCCGGCACTGCAACTGTCGCGCATCGATCTGCACACGGTGCTTAAAGAAGGCGGGCGCGCCGGCAGCGAAGGCGCGGGGGCGCGGCGGGCGCGCAGCGTCTTTGTCGTCGTGCAGGTGGCGCTGTCGCTGGTGCTGCTGGTCGGCGGCGCGCTGCTCATCAAGAGCTTTTATAGACTGCTTCAGGTAGACCCGGGCTTTAAGCCCGCCAACCTGCTGACGCTCGAATACCGCATGCCGCGCAACAAATATGGCAAGCCTGAGGGTCAGTGGGAGTTCCACCGCCAGGTCGTCGAGCACTTGCGAGAAGTGCCCGGCGTCGAGTCGGCGGCGCTGGTTCGCGGTCTGCCCTTCAGCGGCAACGGCCAGACCACGCGCATCGGCCTGCCCGACCGCGAAGCGCCGCCCAAGGGCCAGGAGCCGCAGGTCTTGTGGAACACGGCGACGCCCGGCTACTTCGACACCATCGGCATTCCTTTCATCCAGGGCCGCCTCTTCGACAGCCGCGACCAGTTGAACACGCCGACTGTTCTGGTCATCAATCAGACGATGGCGCGGCGCTTCTGGCCCGACCAGGACCCTCTCGGCAAGCAGATCAAGATGCTCGCCGACGGGATTGTCGGCACCGTCGTCGGCGTCGTCGGCGACGCCCGGCAGTACTACCTGAGCGAAGAACAGCAGCCGCAAGTTTACGACTGCTACAGCCAGTTTCCCGGCATCTTCGCGACGGTCGTGGTGCGCACCAGTGTTGAGCCGATGAGCCTGTCCCAGTCGGTGCGCGAAGCCATCTGGAAGGTGGACAAAGATCAGCCGGTCTGGAAAATCCGCAGCGAAGAATTCCTGCTATCGCGCAACGTCGCCGACAAGCGATTCCTGATGCTGTTGATGGGCATCTTCGCGGGGTTGGCGCTGACGATCACCGCCGTTGGCTTGTACGGCGTCGTCAGTTACACGGTCGGCCAGCGCACACAGGAGATCGGCATCCGCATGGCGTTGGGGGCGCGGGCGGGCGACATCCTGGGGATGATCTTGCGACAGGGGATGAACATGGTGCTGGTCGGTGTGGCGGTCGGACTGGCGGCCTCTTTCGCGCTGACGCGGCTGATGGCGAGCTTGCTTTATGGCACGAGCGCCACCGACCCGCTGGCCTTTGCGGCCATCGCCTTGCTGCTCGCAGGCGTGGCGCTACTGGCCTGCTACCTGCCGGCGCGCCGCGCTACCCGCGTAGACCCGATGGTGGCATTGCGGTATGAGTAG
- a CDS encoding ABC transporter permease encodes MQAIIQDLRYGVRMLTKRPGFTVVAVITLALGIGANTTIFSFVNGILLRSLPYPQPERLVTLDETALKRGVTSMGVSFPNFLDWREQNRVFEDVAAYDTVGLALTGSGEPEQIQGAEGAQGLFEILRVSPLLGRTFTAEEDRPNTDAVVILSYGLWQRRFGGDPGIIGQTLIMNSRPRTVIGIMPEGFRFPEVAEFWVPLALTTKTYTRNDHGLGAIARLKDGMSLEQARNEMNDIAERIEQQNPVTNEGLGVSVTGMHDALTGDYRQALVILLSVVACVLLIACANVANLMLVRATTRQKEVAIRAALGASRWRIVRQLLTESVMLAGLGGALGLLLAVWGLDLLLAAIPIKLPFWMKFGLDWRVLGFTFGVALLTGLVFGILPALHASRINLNETLKEGGRSAAGAGRQRSRSLMVVAEIALSLVLLIGAGLMMRSFLRLQHVDAGFNPTGVMTMRINLPQSKYNPGARRSDYFRQLMERLRAQPGVESAAAISTLPLSGNTWGRSLTVEGFPILSVGQAPFIQHNVVMPGYFRALGIPILEGRDFTDADTAEGPKITIVDERLARQYWPNESAIGKRIRFGPPEDNEPWHTIVGVVGAVRHERLEATTRNSVYLPHVEIPVGRMYITLRTTGKPESLIEPARTQIRALDPDLPITHVRTMDEVEAQSVWQPRLYTILFGVFAAVALLLAAVGLYGVMAYTVTMRTHEIGLRVALGARSGDVLKLIAGQGIKLALIGVGSGLIAALLLTRLMATLLFNTSVNDPLTFAGIALLLVLVALLACYLPARRATKVDPMVALRYE; translated from the coding sequence ATGCAAGCGATCATTCAAGACCTGCGCTACGGCGTCCGCATGCTGACGAAGCGGCCCGGCTTCACGGTGGTTGCCGTCATCACACTGGCCTTAGGCATCGGCGCCAACACGACGATCTTCAGCTTCGTCAATGGCATCCTGCTGCGCTCGCTGCCCTACCCGCAGCCCGAGCGGCTGGTGACGCTCGACGAAACGGCGCTCAAGCGCGGTGTCACTTCGATGGGCGTGTCGTTCCCGAACTTTCTCGACTGGCGCGAGCAGAATCGCGTCTTCGAAGACGTCGCGGCTTACGACACCGTCGGCCTGGCGCTTACGGGAAGCGGCGAGCCCGAGCAGATTCAGGGAGCAGAGGGCGCGCAGGGGCTGTTTGAAATCCTGCGCGTGTCGCCGCTGCTGGGACGGACTTTCACCGCCGAAGAAGACCGCCCGAATACCGACGCCGTGGTGATTCTCAGCTACGGGCTGTGGCAGCGCCGCTTCGGCGGCGACCCCGGCATCATCGGCCAGACGTTGATTATGAATAGCCGCCCGCGCACCGTCATCGGCATCATGCCGGAAGGCTTCCGCTTTCCGGAGGTCGCCGAATTCTGGGTGCCGCTCGCCCTCACCACGAAAACGTATACGCGCAACGATCACGGTCTGGGCGCGATTGCTCGCTTGAAAGACGGCATGAGCCTGGAGCAAGCGCGCAACGAGATGAATGACATTGCCGAGCGCATCGAACAGCAGAACCCTGTGACCAACGAAGGGCTGGGCGTCAGCGTCACGGGCATGCACGACGCGCTGACGGGCGATTATCGCCAGGCGCTGGTGATCCTGCTCAGCGTCGTCGCTTGTGTCTTGTTGATCGCGTGTGCCAACGTCGCCAACCTGATGCTGGTGCGAGCGACGACGAGACAGAAAGAGGTCGCTATTCGGGCGGCGCTCGGCGCTTCGCGCTGGCGCATCGTTCGGCAACTGCTGACCGAGAGCGTCATGCTCGCCGGATTGGGTGGCGCGCTCGGCTTGCTGCTGGCGGTCTGGGGCCTCGACCTGTTGCTCGCGGCCATCCCCATCAAGCTGCCGTTCTGGATGAAGTTCGGACTCGACTGGCGCGTGCTCGGCTTCACGTTCGGCGTCGCTTTATTGACCGGCCTGGTCTTTGGCATTCTGCCGGCGCTGCACGCATCGAGAATCAATCTCAACGAAACGCTCAAGGAAGGAGGCCGCAGCGCCGCCGGCGCGGGCCGCCAGCGCTCGCGCAGCTTGATGGTGGTTGCCGAGATCGCGCTGTCGCTGGTGCTGTTGATCGGCGCCGGATTGATGATGCGCAGCTTCCTGCGCTTGCAACACGTTGACGCCGGCTTCAATCCGACAGGCGTGATGACGATGCGCATCAACCTGCCGCAAAGCAAGTACAACCCCGGGGCGCGGCGCAGCGATTATTTTCGTCAGTTGATGGAGCGGCTGCGAGCGCAGCCCGGCGTCGAGAGCGCCGCGGCGATTTCGACCCTGCCGTTGAGCGGCAACACCTGGGGCCGCAGCCTGACGGTCGAAGGCTTTCCCATCCTTTCGGTCGGGCAAGCGCCTTTCATTCAGCACAACGTCGTTATGCCGGGTTATTTTCGCGCCCTCGGCATCCCCATCCTCGAAGGGCGCGACTTCACCGACGCTGACACCGCAGAGGGGCCGAAAATCACCATTGTTGATGAGCGGCTGGCGCGCCAGTACTGGCCGAATGAAAGCGCCATCGGCAAGCGCATACGCTTCGGGCCGCCGGAAGACAACGAGCCCTGGCACACGATTGTCGGCGTCGTCGGCGCCGTGCGCCACGAGCGTTTGGAAGCGACGACGCGCAACAGCGTCTACCTGCCGCACGTCGAAATTCCTGTCGGCAGAATGTATATCACGCTACGCACGACCGGAAAGCCTGAGAGCCTGATCGAGCCGGCGCGCACGCAGATTCGCGCCCTTGATCCCGACTTGCCCATCACCCACGTCAGGACGATGGACGAGGTCGAGGCGCAATCGGTCTGGCAGCCGCGTCTGTACACCATCCTGTTCGGCGTCTTCGCCGCGGTGGCGTTGTTGCTGGCCGCCGTCGGGCTCTACGGCGTGATGGCTTACACCGTGACCATGCGAACGCACGAGATCGGCTTGCGCGTCGCGCTCGGCGCGCGGTCGGGCGACGTGCTGAAACTGATCGCCGGTCAAGGCATCAAGCTGGCATTGATTGGCGTCGGCAGCGGCTTGATTGCGGCGTTGTTGCTGACGCGGCTGATGGCGACGCTGCTGTTCAACACAAGCGTCAACGACCCGCTGACTTTTGCCGGCATCGCCCTGTTGCTCGTCCTGGTGGCGCTGCTGGCCTGCTACCTGCCGGCTCGCCGGGCAACGAAGGTAGACCCGATGGTCGCGCTGCGATACGAATAA